A section of the Malania oleifera isolate guangnan ecotype guangnan chromosome 2, ASM2987363v1, whole genome shotgun sequence genome encodes:
- the LOC131149168 gene encoding alpha-1,6-mannosyl-glycoprotein 2-beta-N-acetylglucosaminyltransferase, which produces MASKKKTRLLGVAFRRFLSLALITLLGVLLLIFLIRKNSISNLTTEVGEKVGEIFLPNSSYSRYKELNLPKQNELSISLEKRNQLLPRNIDLYPNLGKDHIVIVLYVHNRPQYLQVVAQSLSQVVGISETLLIVSHDGYFEEMNKIVESIKFCQVKQIFAPYSPHIFPNSFPGVSPKDCQNKDDPTEKHCEGKSDQYGNHRSPKIVSLKHHWWWMMNTVWDGLKETQKHSGHILFIEEDHFIFPNAYRNLQLLASLKPEKCPDCYAANLAPSDVKSKGEGWDSLIAETMGNVGYSFNRTVWRKIHRKAKEFCFFDDYNWDITMWATVFPSFGGHVYTLRGPRTSAVHFGKCGLHQGQGEDKACIINGAVNIEPAETDKVANIKPEWGVHVHKQVAGYQAGFRGWGGWGDSRDHQLCLNFASMYH; this is translated from the coding sequence ATGGCTTCAAAGAAGAAAACCCGCCTTCTGGGCGTAGCTTTTCGCCGTTTCCTGTCTCTTGCTCTAATTACTTTGTTAGGGGTTTTGCTGTTGATTTTCCTTATTAGgaaaaattcaatttcaaatcTTACGACTGAGGTTGGGGAGAAAGTTGGTGAAATTTTCCTGCCTAATTCAAGTTATTCCCGATATAAAGAACTCAACCTCCCCAAGCAAAATGAACTGTCAATTTCATTGGAAAAGAGAAATCAGTTGCTTCCTAGAAACATAGATTTGTATCCAAATCTAGGCAAGGATCATATAGTAATAGTTTTATATGTACACAATCGACCCCAATATCTCCAAGTGGTTGCCCAGAGCCTGTCTCAGGTAGTGGGGATCAGTGAAACTTTATTGATAGTTAGCCATGATGGGTACTTCGAGGAAATGAACAAGATTGTGGAAAGTATTAAGTTCTGTCAAGTGAAACAGATTTTTGCCCCTTACTCGCCCCATATATTCCCCAACAGCTTTCCTGGTGTCTCACCGAAGGACTGTCAGAATAAGGATGACCCAACAGAGAAACACTGTGAGGGGAAGTCAGATCAGTATGGAAACCACCGATCACCAAAGATTGTGTCACTGAAGCATCATTGGTGGTGGATGATGAACACAGTGTGGGACGGATTGAAGGAAACCCAGAAACACTCAGGCCATATTCTTTTCATAGAGGAGGATCACTTCATTTTTCCGAATGCGTATCGCAACTTACAGCTACTTGCATCACTGAAACCTGAAAAATGTCCTGATTGCTATGCTGCAAATCTAGCACCGTCTGATGTGAAGTCAAAAGGGGAAGGTTGGGACAGTCTAATTGCTGAGACAATGGGGAATGTAGGTTATTCTTTTAATCGAACTGTTTGGAGGAAAATCCATAGGAAGGCAAaggaattttgcttctttgatgaTTACAACTGGGACATAACAATGTGGGCTACAGTTTTTCCATCATTCGGAGGCCACGTTTACACATTGCGAGGGCCAAGGACTAGTGCAGTTCACTTTGGAAAATGTGGTCTGCATCAAGGCCAAGGGGAGGACAAAGCTTGCATTATTAATGGTGCAGTGAACATTGAACCTGCAGAGACTGATAAGGTTGCCAACATCAAACCAGAGTGGGGTGTGCATGTGCATAAGCAGGTGGCAGGATATCAAGCTGGGTTCAGGGGTTGGGGAGGCTGGGGTGATTCAAGGGATCACCAGTTGTGTTTGAATTTTGCTTCCATGTATCACTAG